The region ATTGGAGATTATATCGATACATACATTAAACCTATATCCTTCAAAAAACATAGTAATAGAAGTATTAGTGTAGTAAAATTAGGCCTTGATTACTTGGCTAGACTATTTCATTCTAAAGTTAATCAACTAAATATCAATGTATTTTGTTTTTTGTCGTGTACTTAGATTTTTTATTTAAAAATATAGACCCTTCTCCAAGATTATGTCCTCGTTGATAAAAGCTAAATATAAACTCTTTATTATCATCATCGTATATATTGAGCTTGACCTGACCACTTACTATATAATAATAATAATCAGGAGACATTCCAACTTCGAACAGAAAGTCATCTTTTTCAAAGATAGTTTCTACTGCTCCATAATCAGTTAATATTTTTCCTGTAATCATAGCTACTCAATAATTAAGTTATCCTAAAGATACTTTGATTTTCTATATAATAAAAGCACTTATAAGTATTAAACCATGAGAAAAAAACAATAATTAATTAACTATGATTTTTATCACATTAAAAGAATTCTAATATGTTAAATATAACTACTATATTTTACTACTAAAAACTAAGACTATTTACTACTCATTAGTACGTGAATGTTATTCTTAGCACTTTCCCATTCATCATTTAGAATACTGTAATAAGCTGCATTACGAGTAGTACCATCCTTCTGTATTTTATCCTTTCTTAAAATCCCTTCAAACACACCGCCTATTTTCTCAATTGCTTTTCTAGAACGAAGATTATCATCCTTTGTTTTTAATTGTACTCTATTTGTTTTTAAAACTTCAAAGCAATAGGTTAACAGAAGTAGTTTGCATTCTAAGTTCACGACACTTCCCCAATAATCACAGGTTATCCACGTCCACCCTATTTCTAACTTCTTATCAGCTTCGTGCATTTCGAAGAATTGAGTAGAGCCTATTAGCTTTTTAGTTTGCTTATCTATAATAACAAAGGGATATTGCATGCCATTATCCCTTACCTCCAAAGCCATTCTATATACAGTAAAGAAGGTATCCCTATCAGAACAATCTGATAGTACTTGCTTCCAAAGCTCTTTATCTCCACTTGCTTGATATAATTCTTCTAAGTGATGTTCTTCTAAAGGAACTAGGTCTATTGTTGTTCCTTGTAAAACTGTAGGATAAGGAATCCAGTGTTTTCTATTTGTAGTCATACTCTTTTGCGTTTTTTATATATGTAAGATGATAAATACAGCCTTGGGGTCTATATCGTTTAGATACTTGCTCTTCTGATAGATTATTAATCTCGCTCTTAACTTGCTCAGAAAAAAATTCTATTGTTTTAACCCAGAATAAGTGATAGGCAGATAAACGAAAAGTAATTATACAAAATAGGTCTGAATTAATGATTAAAGCATAGTATAGTATGGTTTAATCATTAATGAAAGAGCTATGAAGTAGAATTACTTTGTAGTATTTGGCTAATGCTAATTCTGGGTTTAATCCATTCTTTTATTAAGTTATCTGTAACCTCCATAGGTATTACAAACTTACCAATAGGGTATATAAGTCTTCTAAATTCTCATTCATAATAGTTGTATTTCTGGGAACTAAAGTAAAGAAAAGATGAGAAAAAACAGATAATCTAAATGAAATATTACATAAAGAAACATAATAGATATCTCAGTCTACATTACTATTACTTGAAGTAAAAAATTAATGACTATTACTGTAAATTAAAAACCCGTAATTTAGCTCATTAATAAAGGTAATCTCTTATGAACTGTACACTGTGTCAAACCCCTTTAGTGACTAAAATAGATGAAGAATACTACATCTGTCCAACTTGTAATGCCTATTTAAAGGATAAGGAACTGTACTATAATCAAGAAAAAGAAAAGAGTCATTACGAATGTCATAATAACGATGTGGATGATATTGGTTATCAGAACTTCACTGCTCCTGTCACGAATGTTATCTTAGACCAATGTACACCTGATATGTTAGGGCTAGATTATGGATGTGGAAAAGGACCTGTAATCACTAAGCAATTACACGATAAAGGATATAAGGTAGATTTATATGATCCTTACTTCTACCCTGATACAACTTATTTAACTAAAGAGTATGGCTATATCTTTAGTTGTGAGGTGTTTGAGCATTTTTATAATCCTAAAGCAGAATTAGAAAAGTTGAATAACATCCTTAAAATTAGTGGATTATTAATTATCAAAACTCATTTATACACTAGTCAAATAGACTTTAAAAATTGGTACTATCGAAAAGATAAAACCCACGTATTTATTTATACTTTTGACACGTTTAAATACGTAGCAGAACAGTTTAACTTTGAGATAGTGACATTAAAAGAGAAATTGGTTGTGCTGAGAAAGAAATAAAGTCAGACGCTTAATATAGTGATCAACTCTTCACATTTCTCTTTCCAGCCATCGTCACCTATCCAAATTCCTTTAACATCAGAATACCTATTAATATCATTTACAGCGTTTAAATCATCATCTAAATGCCAAAATAAGCCACTCCCACCTATTGTATAGCTCTTATCTGCACGATTAGTAAAAATAATATGCTTATGAAGTATACCTATCTCATCTGCTAGATCAAAAAGATCATCATTAGTCTTATCGCCATTCATCACACGAAGCAACTC is a window of Myroides oncorhynchi DNA encoding:
- a CDS encoding Crp/Fnr family transcriptional regulator, with the translated sequence MITGKILTDYGAVETIFEKDDFLFEVGMSPDYYYYIVSGQVKLNIYDDDNKEFIFSFYQRGHNLGEGSIFLNKKSKYTTKNKIH
- a CDS encoding GNAT family N-acetyltransferase; translated protein: MTTNRKHWIPYPTVLQGTTIDLVPLEEHHLEELYQASGDKELWKQVLSDCSDRDTFFTVYRMALEVRDNGMQYPFVIIDKQTKKLIGSTQFFEMHEADKKLEIGWTWITCDYWGSVVNLECKLLLLTYCFEVLKTNRVQLKTKDDNLRSRKAIEKIGGVFEGILRKDKIQKDGTTRNAAYYSILNDEWESAKNNIHVLMSSK
- a CDS encoding class I SAM-dependent methyltransferase, with product MNCTLCQTPLVTKIDEEYYICPTCNAYLKDKELYYNQEKEKSHYECHNNDVDDIGYQNFTAPVTNVILDQCTPDMLGLDYGCGKGPVITKQLHDKGYKVDLYDPYFYPDTTYLTKEYGYIFSCEVFEHFYNPKAELEKLNNILKISGLLIIKTHLYTSQIDFKNWYYRKDKTHVFIYTFDTFKYVAEQFNFEIVTLKEKLVVLRKK